A stretch of DNA from Williamwhitmania taraxaci:
GAATTGGCCTCCTTTTTTACCTTTGAGGTTCCTAAAAAGGAAGCCATCAACTCCATCAGGTTAGTATTTGAGGAGCAAAACTTCGATTGGCGGCTCAACCTCCAAGGAAGCCAGGACAACCAAACCTGGTATACCCTTGCCGAGGATTACCGTATCCTTTCAATTAACAATTCCCATACTCAGTATAAGTTTACAGAAGTTGAATTTCCAGATGCCAAATATCGCTACTTGCGCGTGGAACTTTTGGTGAAGGATAGACCTAAACTTGTTTCGGCAAACTTACTGCACACTGAGACTATAAAGGGAAACTATGAAAGTTATGGTGTCTTTAAGCCAAACGTAACGAATAATTTAAAAGCGAAACAGACCATTGCTTCGGTAAACCTGTCTGGCCTTGTGCCCATATCACACGTAAAACTATGGATTCGGGAGAAGTTCGATTACTACCGACCCATAACGATAGCTTACATTTCGGACAGTGTAACAACGGAAATGGGTAACGTCTACTCCTACGAAACGCTTTACTCCGGAACGCTTACCTCGCTTGAGAAACGAAGCTTTGAGTGCGACAATGCCGTGGCCAAGCGTATCGCAATAACCATCGATAACTACGACAATCAACCGTTGACGATTGATTCGGTAGAAGTTTGCGGTACTGTTTATGAGCTAATTGCTCGCTTTACACAAACGGCCGACTACACACTTGCCTATGGCAATAAGAACGTAAACACACCAACCTATGACATTGAGCAATTCACCGACAAGATACCAACAGAGATGAAGAGCCTCAAACTTGGAGTGGAAGAGGAACGCGGTGTAGTAACCGAGACAACCTTA
This window harbors:
- a CDS encoding DUF3999 family protein, with product MIQTRSLWAILLSICCCTTAFGQTSSNYRYHRPITGITETWHKLTLPNELIGKLSPDYSDLRIFGISNNHDTVEAPYILRQAQERSLQQEIPFKIINRAHTELASFFTFEVPKKEAINSIRLVFEEQNFDWRLNLQGSQDNQTWYTLAEDYRILSINNSHTQYKFTEVEFPDAKYRYLRVELLVKDRPKLVSANLLHTETIKGNYESYGVFKPNVTNNLKAKQTIASVNLSGLVPISHVKLWIREKFDYYRPITIAYISDSVTTEMGNVYSYETLYSGTLTSLEKRSFECDNAVAKRIAITIDNYDNQPLTIDSVEVCGTVYELIARFTQTADYTLAYGNKNVNTPTYDIEQFTDKIPTEMKSLKLGVEEERGVVTETTLPLFQNKLWLWLVIGAIVVIMGYFTLRMMKQE